The DNA sequence tcaaaattaaaagaaataaacatttgaaatatatcagtctgtgtgtaatgaatgaatataatatacaagttacactttttgaatggaattagtgaaataaatcaactttttgatgataatctaattatatgaccagcacctgtactcataacattaaataacttgctagccaaaaaaaaataaaaaaataaataaaagatgcaTTTTACAGTATGTGCCTTTGTAGAATTCTAACCtagacttttttaaaaaacaatgagAAATGCCCTGTTTCTTCAGGTGACTAAAACGGTTTTACGCCGCAAAAACTAAGAACAGTTTTGATTCATATATCAAAACAAATCTACAAATCCATAAATACCTCTAGGTTCTGCTTTCCTCtttattgtcttttttcccagcctggtgcaggtctacaattctgtttctggtgtcctttgacagctctttggtcttggccatggtggagtttggagttggactgtttgactgactgataatgagttcaaacagatgccattaatacaggtaacgagcggaggacagaggagcctcttaaagaagaagttacaggtctgtgagagccagaaatcttgcttgtttgtaggtgaccaaatacttattttactgaggaatttaccaatgaattctttaaaaatcctacaatgtgattttctggttttttttttcttctcattttgtctctcatagttgaggtatacctatgatgaaaattacaggcctctctcatctttttaagtgggagaacttgcacaattggtggctgactaaatacttttttgccccactgtatacataataaatatacaccgcatacacgcatatattatgtaaacaaaaacttttattttggatgcgattaatcgtgattaatcatttgaaagCACTAGTATAaattagggatgcaacgattatagattttgttggtacgattatagtctgaggaataatcacggttacacgattattatgcatgtattcatttcacaacataaaatcacataaacactctttagatattaaagtgttattgattgctgccttttgaaacagaaataacacagtaaccaataatacagcacaaaaaaaaagtacatctctcctattggaattaaaaaaacgtgacctctgctctgtaaacatccatgtcagtatttcTCTTTTGAAAATAACGAATGGAAATAGatcacaaatgtatttggtgttttcattttgtatattctttctacatttcttttggacctgaggtacagaacttggaaagatggtgaaaaataaattgacttatgaataatactataacagggatgataaatctaaatataaaattatgataaaatataagactaatattaactttatcccacagagggcactgttactaatgaggggaataaactaaactattgtaatcaactgtcatccatacttattcattttaataatctttattcatctgattttacatatggcctgagaaaaaatctattattttggtttgtgagatcgagatcgagctgcccacacAAATATTTAGGGGGACAGAAATgtgttgtcaacgctgcccagcaactttcattaataaaatagcttatactggatcgctacattatattaatcagcaaagagggggtaaaatgactgtttaaataactaaactcaaatcttgTTTAAAGTGATGCGCGGatgcaggtaggctaattcacatgcgctctctctctctctctctctcaccgcaCCATTTCATCACTGATGCGGGCAGAATGTTAATGTTAGAACTAACAAACTTCGCGTCAGGTGGTCCTTGccttcacgtcgtgcattaaaatcgtttattgcacagcgagaacaggttggctagctgtgcattgtCCCTTATGTATTCGCTCTTTAACAGCAATTTTTACGGCACTATTTAAATGACGCCCTGGTCATTCTTGGTGTACCCgaaatggtcccacactatcgacttcagtcatttctctggtggaaataaaggatcgctgtttggttcctctgtcatagttaatctagtagcctccATGTACGGCATTTTAAGATGGTGCACTgctagtgtaactttgtttttgttttgcgcaagtttcaacagttccattccgtgcaacagaaacactcggggcgtccgaaatcgcatacttccctactatatagtatgcgaaaaacagtatgcgaggagtagtatgtccgaattcatagtatttaatcattttaatcatttttattataaatgattaaaatcagAACACAAAATCAGATCTAACTAtggtacatttttgttttggtccTCCTGTAAAGTTGGTGAAATGTCTCTTATGTCCTTCTGGGTCTCAGCCCTCCATATAGTGTTTACACAGAACAGATTGCGTGAGAGCAGCTTCACAATAATAAACCGCAAAACACATTGATAACATTGTGAAGTTCATTAATTATGAAACATTTAGTCTCACCTGTAATATGGTAATGTTTCCCTTTACAACatgataatgaaaataatgaagcAAAATGCTCTGGATTTCTCAGAATCTGGAGTGAACAATACACAGACGATAGATACAGGAAGAACGAAACACCACTTCCGGTGAGGTGTAAACAATAACCTGTTTGTGGCCAACTGTAGACTTGTGTTCAAGTGAAATGATGATTGCTGAAGTACTGCATCAATATGTGCTTTACTGTGATTATCACTTTCAGATTACTGCAGGAGCATTTTAGTTTTAACACCATCACACCTTCTTACAGGTAAGAATTACACAATCATATCTGACTCGAGACACTTCAACAGTTTCACCCAGTGTTGTCAAGATTATAATTGTCATTTATAATTGTCATCCAAGACAACAAAAAGATGGAATCCAGTAAAACTGACAGACATTATCACTTTCAATCTGTTGAATTGGTCCTGTTTCTGAATGTctactcaaaaattaaaaaattgaaaaaaaagaaaacttgtCACTTTTCACACTTGGGTGCATGCAGTAAGATTAACATGgaagctctttttttttgccttttattaCGGAACATTCCAGAGTTTCAGTAAATTACTTTCACAATTGTATGGATTGTAATGAAGTTTAAAATGGCTCTGTTGATGTTGAAGGTTGCAGACCCCTGCCCTCGGGGGTCACGAGGGGTCACGCTGTATGGCTCTTGGGTGTTTGCAGGACTGGAGAGTGTCACGTAAATTTGCCTTTTCCTGTTTCCGGGCTTCTAATCTGGATTTATGCACCGTGTCCACGAGGTAGATCTTAACCGTATGTTGTTTAAATGACTTCAGTTCGTCGAGACAAAGGAGTTCTCTTTTCCCTTGATTGGATTAACTATTATCATGTTGAGAGGAACTAATCCAGACAATGAGGGTGTTGTCAGTTTTACCACCTCGTGATGGCTGTGTGGGGGAATCTTTAGATCCTGATTTGGGAATGTGTTTATTCTGCAGCTTTTTGGTGGgtcttttttgtttctttgtcatgttgctTGTTATGACAGATTTATCCAGATGATATTCTGTTGCTTGATGCATTATTGTGTCGCATTTGTTCAGGACGCAGCATCAGACCTGAAAGACCTGAAGATGATCTACTTACTGTGAATGTTTTTTATATGACTGTGTATAGCAGATGAACGATTGAAACGCTTCccacatgcagtgcagtgatacggtttaTCTCCAGTGTGAATGCTCTCGTGTCTTTTCAGGTCTCCTGACTGAATGAATCTCTTgtcgcagtgtgaacacttgtaaggtttttctccagtgtgaaacCTCTGGTGCTTTTTTAAACAGCTCGCTGTAgtaaaagtcttctcacactcaaagcacatgtactctctcacagcagtgtgtattttctgatgtacTTTCAAATGTTGTAgatgtgaaaaactctttccacacaaatgacatgaatgtggcttctcctttgtatgaacATTCATGTGTTTCTTCAAGTATGAagcccacaaaaatgttttgccgcattgatcacatgtgtgtggtttctctccagtgtggatgttcatgtgattCTTAAGGTTTGAtgattgtgtgaaactctttccgcattgatcacaagtgaaaggtttctctccagtatgaactctcatgtgtGATGTAAGGTCACCtttttgtgtgaaactcttcccgcactgatcacatgtgtgtggtttctcaccagtgtgaatcctctcatgtgttttcaggtgtcctgaccgactgaatctcttgtcacagtgtgaacacttgtaaggtttctctccagtgtgaatcatctcatgtgttttcagggctcctgaccgactgaatctcttgtcacagtgtgaacacttgtaaggtttctctccagtgtgaatcctctcatgtttTTTCAGGTCTCCTgagtgactgaatctcttgtcacagtgtgaacacttgtaaggtttctctctagtatgaactctcatgtgaagcTCAAGATTATATTTGCTTGTCgatctctttccacactgagtgcagg is a window from the Onychostoma macrolepis isolate SWU-2019 chromosome 03, ASM1243209v1, whole genome shotgun sequence genome containing:
- the LOC131536531 gene encoding gastrula zinc finger protein XlCGF8.2DB-like, producing MRDPEPCRIKHTEDTEQQTELIEKNEENEELSEAEGINHFRTGKKPLSCSQTQKVLKKRRANKSFTCTQCGKRSTSKYNLELHMRVHTREKPYKCSHCDKRFSHSGDLKKHERIHTGEKPYKCSHCDKRFSRSGALKTHEMIHTGEKPYKCSHCDKRFSRSGHLKTHERIHTGEKPHTCDQCGKSFTQKGDLTSHMRVHTGEKPFTCDQCGKSFTQSSNLKNHMNIHTGEKPHTCDQCGKTFLWASYLKKHMNVHTKEKPHSCHLCGKSFSHLQHLKVHQKIHTAVREYMCFECEKTFTTASCLKKHQRFHTGEKPYKCSHCDKRFIQSGDLKRHESIHTGDKPYHCTACGKRFNRSSAIHSHIKNIHSK